The following DNA comes from Sinorhizobium mexicanum.
CCTTCGAGCCGCTGACGGCCGCGATGTCACGGGGCGGCATCCTCATCGAATATGGCGGCCTGAGCCCCGAGCCCACGCCCTTCCCGCTCTTTGCCGTATTGAGCAAGAGCCTGACGCTGCGCGGCTACCTCGTCCACGAGATCATCTCCGATCCGGCGCGGCTTGCGGCGGCCAAAGCCTTCATCCTCGAGGGGCTGGCGGACGGTTCGCTCCGGCCGATGATCGCCAGGATCTTTCCGTTCGAAGAGATCGTCGATGCGCATCGCTTTCTCGAGTCGAACGAACAATTCGGCAAGATCGTCGTGACGGTCTGATCGCGCGGCGCCGCGCCTCAATCGTCGGGAAAGCGTTCGTATTGCGGCAGATCGTCGGTGATCTGGAACCATGCCGCCTTCGATCCAACGAAAATATGCGCCGAGGGCCGGATCGCCGGTGCGTCGACGAGGGTACCGAGCGTCACATGCGCATAGGCGCCCTCGCGCACGACGGAATAAAGCAGGGAGCCGCAGGCGGCACAGTGGATGTCGTGTACGTCAGCCTCATCGCCATAAATCAGGCGCGCTTCCTCGCCCCGAACGAGGCTGAGTTCGCCGCGCCTGACGCCGGCGAACGGCTTGAAGGCCGAACCCGTCGCGCGCCGGCAATTCGAGCAATGGCAGTTCATTGCATATTCGAACCGGTCCGCCACCCGGTATTCGACTGCCCCGCACAGGCATCTGCCGGTCAGCATCCGGGCGGTGCCGAAACTCGCGTCAGCCATGGCGTCCTCCTGTCTTCGCCCGGCAGGCTACATGACGCCCGCCGAGGTCCGCAACCGGGTCAGCACGCTTGTTCCAACCTCGCCATGCTGGCCGCAGTCGCGGCCGGCGATCACCGCTTCGCCCCCTTGGCGTCAACGACTTGATCGGCGTCCACATCCTCGCCCAACAATTCCGAAATCCATTTGCTGGACGGATGCTGGCTGCAGAAGGTCAACAGCGCTATCGTGATCGGCACGCCGATGAAGGCGCCAAAGATTCCCCAGAGATAGCCCCACAAGAGAACGGAGAACAGGACAATGACGGGTGACACCGACAGCGCGCTGCCCGCAACGCGTGGCTCGACATAACTGCTCACAACGAACTGAATGACATTCAACCCCACGAAGACCAGCAAGACGCTTTCCGCAGTGCCGAACTGGATAAGGGCAAACAGCGTCGGGAACAGGGTGGCGAAGAGCGGTCCCAGAAACGGGATGTAGTTGAGAGCGAACGCAATGAAGCCCCACTCCTCGGCGAGAGACAGCCCGACGGCGCGGGCGAAAATCCAGACCAGAAGCCCGGTGACGACACTCATCGCCGTCCTGATCATCATGTAGCGGCGGATCTTCATGGCTGTTAGTCGGCTGCCATGAAGAAGCAATGCACTGGCGGTCCGGTTTCGCAGCGCCCCGATCCTGCGCTCGAAGGCCTCGATCTCCATCAGCCCGAGCAGGACATAGACCAGAGCGATCAGCCAGAAACTGAAAGTGCTGTTAAGGCGGCCGCTTACGGTCTGTACCGTACGCAAAATCCAGCCGACGCCGAAGTTGTCCGACCAAAGTACGTCGACGACGACGCCACGTTCCTCGAGCCAGAGGCGAACGTCGTCATAGAGCTGCTGAAAACGCGCGGCATCCGCGATGATCCACCGGCCGACCTGCCCGAATGCCCAGGCTATGAGCCAGCCGAATGCGAGGAAGGCTAGCACGACCATCAGGAAGCTGATGACGAACGCCAGATAGTGGGGGAGCACGACCTGCAACCGGCGCTGCACCGGCCATACGAGCGCGATGATGAACAGCGCGAAAGCAACGGGCGCAAAAACCGAACTCGCCACCGAGAGCATCGCGACGAAGAGCACAGCCACGATCAGCATTTGGGTGGTGTAAATTGCCTTGTATCCTGCGGCCCGCACGCGCTCCACCTCCCAGATAAATTCCACTTGTCTGTCGGGACGTCAGGCCGATCGCTCTCCCGCAGGGGTACCGCATGTCGAAAGGAAGCACGGGCTGCGGCGGTCCCCAATGGAGCGCCAGATGCAAAGAGGCGAGAGCGCGGGACAGCTCACAGCGTGTTCTTGTGGATCCTGCCATCTTTCATGATGACGACCAGGTTCTTTGCCGGGTCTTCGATCAGGTGAATGTCCTCGAGCGGATTGCCATCCAGAACCAGCATGTCCGCGAACGCGCCTTCCTCAATGACACCCAGCTTGCCAGGGTACGGTGTGCGAAGGTTGGAAAGCGCAAGCAGCTCCGCATTGACCGATGTCGCCATGCGCAGCGTCTCCGCGTTCGTGTACCAGTTGCTGAGATGGGTCAGCATGATGCCCTGGCGCGGTGTTATTTCAGGTGAGAACAGGACGTCCGAACCCCACGCCGCCTTGATCCCGTGCTTCCGAATAAGCTCGTAGATCCTCGGAGTCCCGGCAAACACCTGATGCATGCGTTCGGCGGATGGCCCTGACTGCGGAGCGACATCCTCAGTCGACAGGAAAGGCTGGGTGCTGAGCCAGACCCCCTTTTCTGCCATGATCCTTGCTGTCTCTTCGTCCATCAGATGCGCGTGCTCGACGCAGGCTGCTCCCGCCGCGATGGCCCGCTGGACGGTGTTCGGGGCATAGGCATGGACAGTGACGTAGGTGTTCCAGTCGCGGGCAACGTCGATCGCCGCACGGAGCTCGTCCTCGCTGAACGTGGACATGTCGAGGGGACTGCGCGGAGACGACACACCACCGCCGCCGACGATTTTGACCTGCGAGGCGCCCTGCAGCAGCTGCTCCCGTACGCGTTGCTTCAAGTCTCCGATACTGTCGGCGATCGCTGCGGCACCCACCAGTTCGCTCACGCTGAGCCGCCCTGAGTCGGGCGGAATCTCGCTCGGCATGCGAAGGTCGCCATGCCCGCCGGAGGTCGTGATCATCGCACCTGACGGAAAGATGCGGGGACCGGGTATCACCCCGCTGTCGATCGCTTGCTTGAACGAGAAGACCGGACTGCCCAGATCGCGTACGGTGGTAAAGCCGCGCATGAGGGTCCGTTCGGCTTCAGCCGTGGACGCGGAGAAGACGAAGCCGGGATCGCCGGTCGCTATAACCGCCAAAGGAACAGCTGCATACAAGGTGTGCCAGTGGGCATCGATCATGCCAGGCATCAGAACGCGATCGCCGCAGTCGATGACGGTCGCGTCGGACGGCGGCGGGCTGTTCGTCGTGTCGACGGACGCGATCCTGTTGCCCTCGATCAGGACCTGGACCCCTGCCCGCAATGTGTCGGACTTGCCATCGAACAACCGAACCTTGCTCAGGAGAACCTTGGAGACCGGCCCCTGGGCAAAGGATGGCGCAGGCATCATTCCGGCCATTGCCGCCGCTCCAGCCCCCGCGAGAAAGTACCGTCGCGAGAACGCATCGAGACGACGTGAGGCTTCCTGGAGAACGGGACTGAAGCAGGCGCATCCCGCGCCGTGAGCCAGGTGTTGATACTTCCTGCCTAACCGAAGCATGGCATCCCCCGACGCGCTGCAAGAAGAAGTTGTTCAACCTAGCATCCTACTCGCGCAGAATCCACCTACAGCGGCAATACTGGTGCGCGATATCCATCCTACCGAGCATCACAAAGTATTACGCCGCGGCGGGGGCCTGACGCTCCCATGGTCGCGGCGCTTCGATTCTTTGCGCACCGTCTGTCCCTATCGACCAAGCGTCCCGGACGACGCCACTTACAGCGTTAAATGTCCTTTTGTTGATTTTAATCGCATCAGTTTAAAGCGGATGCGAACTTAATACGGATCTCTCGAACCCGCATCAACACTGTTGCGATTTAATCGGATGCGATTTATATAATGACCGACAGCAAGAACCGGATTGGATATGCCCATGACCCCCTCCCAGACAGCAAAGAGCCCGGATGCGGCCACGCCCGCTCTCCCGCAAGCAGGCAAGGAAAAATCGAAACTGGCGAATTTTCTGTGCTTCGCGATCTACTCGGCAAATCTTGCCTTCGGCCGCGCCTACAAGCCGCTCCTGGACGAGCTTGGCCTCACCTATACCCAGTACATCGCCCTGGTGGCACTCTCCGAGAAGGACGACCAGACGGTCGGCGAACTCGGTGAAAAGATGTTCCTCGAATCCAACACGTTGACGCCGATCCTCAAGAAGCTCGAGCAGATCGGTCTGATCAGCCGTCGCCGCGATCCGGAAGACGAGCGGCAGGTTCGGGTGAGCCTGACACCCGCCGGCCGCAGCCTTGCAGACGCCGATCCCGGCGCGTCATTGACGGATGCCACCGGGCTTGGAGAAGAATTTGACGAGGTCCAGCAAAGCGTGGCGCGGCTGCGCGACAACCTCATGCGCGCCGCGCAGGGCAAGCCGTAATCGGCCGATCGGCCATTCCTTCCCTGTCGCGGAACAAAGTGTGAGCTTCGGTATTTATACGAAGTCGTCCTTTATCCGAGGTCGGCGTACACGTCACACCGAACAGCAGCAGTGTCCGCAATCCGGCGGGCACTGCCGGATTGCGGCAATGTCTCTAAAGCGTATCGCGTTTAATCGGCCTCATATCCGGCAGCCTTGAAGTAGTTGCGGCATTCTGTGACGGAGAAGAGGTTGCAGATGTCGCCGAGCGCCTGTGCGATGGCGTCAAAGCTGCGGGCGGCGCGTTTTCGCAAGAGTGTCTTGAGTTTGGAGAAGGCCATCTCGATCGGGTTGAGATCGGGCGAATAGGGCGGCAGGAACAACAGCCAAGCGCCGCGCGCTTTGACCAGGTCCTCGGCCCGTTCGCTCCTATGGAAGCCGACATTGTCGAGAATGACGACGTCACCCGGTGACAGGGTCGGGGCGAGTTGCGTTTCGACCCAGGTGTCGAAGATGCGCCGGTTCATCGGCGCATTGACGATCCAGGGCGCAACCATTCCATGCGAGCGCAGGCCGGCGATGAAGGTCTGTGTTTTCCACGAACCGAATGGCGCGTGACTGCGGTAGCGCCGCCCTCTCGGTGACCATCCTGAGCGCTTGGTCAGCTTTGTGTTGGTCGATGTTTCATCGATAAAAATCAGCCGCGCCAGTGCCTTGTTGAAGAAACGCCGGCGCCGCCTGATCCACAACTCACGGGCTCGCGCGATCTCCGGGCGTCGATGCTCGCTTGCCCGCAGGCTTTTTTTTGTGGCTCAGCCCGAGCCGATGGAGAAAACGGCCGACATTGGAGCGGTGCACGAGGACGCCGCGGCCAGCCAGTTCCACGCACAGCTCGTCCAGCGTCAACTCGCCATTCTCCGCCAGGCGCTCGCGCATCCATGCATCATGGGCATTCAACTTGCCGCCACCCAGATGACCTTGCCGCCGGGGCGCAAGCGATCCGGTCGCGCGTTTCAGGATCATCAGATTGTTCACAAAACGCGGCGACACGCGGAAGTGCCGAGCCGCCTCTCGATGGCTATGGCCTTCCTCGACAAACGCAACAACACGCACACGCAACGCGATCGGATGTGATTTGCCCACGGCGCTCCTCCCTCTGTCAATCAAAGGGAATCACATCTCCACTGATTTGAGAATCCTGAATCTCAAAAGCCGCGACACGCTTTAGTGCGCAACGGAAGAGCAAGACTCGCACTGGCTCTACCACGTCATCGACAGCAGCTTCGTGCCCTCAAGGACCGGGAGATGGAAGACCTGTTCGAGGCCTATGCTCTTGCTTCAGGGGCCATTGAAAGCCTGCGCAACGAGTATCCTCGGCGGGAGGAACTGCTGCTCGAATACCAGAACCTGTGTCTCGACATGCAGGCCGAGGTCGTAGCCTTCCTGGAAGGCGGCCCGGCCCCTGACGCACGACAGCCGGAAGGTGAGTAACAGGCTCCTGCCTGGCTCAGACAGGCGTGTATTAGGCCGATCGGCAGGTTTAACCCCAACGCGTTAGCAAACAGAGCCCCCAGTCATCTCTCAGGGGCTCTGCTCTAAATTGCTACTGAAAAGGAATGGGTGATGGTATGACGCTACAAAGTTGTAGCCGAATCATTTTGCCAAACTAAAATTGCATGTCTACTAGCCTATAAGGATTATTACGCGACAGCCGGCCGTGCCGAAGCTCGTCTGCGTTTGCGCTGCGGAAGCTGGGGAAAAGGAGCCCGCCACATGGAATGATCGGGAATCCGGCGGGCCCTGAGTTTGACGCCAATTATGTTGGCGACCCAATCGTGCCAGAATTGACTGATTTGTCTACTAACCGATAGGGCTAGATCAACCCGTGCTTGCGTCGGCAATGGAGTTGCCTACGCCAGCGTGCTCGTTGTTCGTTGATAGGCGACGAGAGCTATCATGCGGAAGAATGAAAGAAGCCCACTTCCGGGGAAGTGGGCCCTGAAAACGTTCTAAAACCACTTAACAATATGGGTACAACCTGCCAGATTTTTTCTCGTTTTCCAGTAACATTTTAGGGGTAATCGCAACCTGGCGTGTCCACCCGTCGGATTGCCCCCTCACCACTTCCCATGTCCCGTAAAGACGTAGTCCCTTGGCTTCGTAAGCTCGCGACACGCACGCCCGCACTTGCCGTCGTTGCCGTGCATGGAGGCGGTAGGTCTTAGCTCTCGGGGTTCGTTGGACGGAGCCGTGGCCTAGGGCACATGAGCCGGTTTTTGCGATCGCGCGACGATAATGATGCCGATCAGCGAAACGACCAAGCCCCCGGCCATCGCAAAGGACAAGGGTTCGCCGAACATCACCCAGGCCCAGATCATCGTCACCGGCGGGCTGAGATAGAGGATGGCGGTAACCCGGGCCGGAGAGGATTTGCGAAGCGCGATATAGTAGAGGCTCCATGCCCCGAAGGTCGCGACGAAGACGAGCCAGAGGATGCCGCCGATAAAGCCCGTGTCGAGCACGGGGAGAACGCCTCCTTCGTGCCAGGCGAATACCGCGAAGATCGCGGCCGCCGAAAGGCATTGGATGCACAGACTCTGGTAGACGGGCATGGAATTGGTCGGGCTGCGTTTCTGCAGCAGCGTTGCCATTGCGAG
Coding sequences within:
- a CDS encoding GFA family protein; the protein is MADASFGTARMLTGRCLCGAVEYRVADRFEYAMNCHCSNCRRATGSAFKPFAGVRRGELSLVRGEEARLIYGDEADVHDIHCAACGSLLYSVVREGAYAHVTLGTLVDAPAIRPSAHIFVGSKAAWFQITDDLPQYERFPDD
- a CDS encoding AI-2E family transporter, coding for MRAAGYKAIYTTQMLIVAVLFVAMLSVASSVFAPVAFALFIIALVWPVQRRLQVVLPHYLAFVISFLMVVLAFLAFGWLIAWAFGQVGRWIIADAARFQQLYDDVRLWLEERGVVVDVLWSDNFGVGWILRTVQTVSGRLNSTFSFWLIALVYVLLGLMEIEAFERRIGALRNRTASALLLHGSRLTAMKIRRYMMIRTAMSVVTGLLVWIFARAVGLSLAEEWGFIAFALNYIPFLGPLFATLFPTLFALIQFGTAESVLLVFVGLNVIQFVVSSYVEPRVAGSALSVSPVIVLFSVLLWGYLWGIFGAFIGVPITIALLTFCSQHPSSKWISELLGEDVDADQVVDAKGAKR
- a CDS encoding metal-dependent hydrolase family protein; the protein is MLRLGRKYQHLAHGAGCACFSPVLQEASRRLDAFSRRYFLAGAGAAAMAGMMPAPSFAQGPVSKVLLSKVRLFDGKSDTLRAGVQVLIEGNRIASVDTTNSPPPSDATVIDCGDRVLMPGMIDAHWHTLYAAVPLAVIATGDPGFVFSASTAEAERTLMRGFTTVRDLGSPVFSFKQAIDSGVIPGPRIFPSGAMITTSGGHGDLRMPSEIPPDSGRLSVSELVGAAAIADSIGDLKQRVREQLLQGASQVKIVGGGGVSSPRSPLDMSTFSEDELRAAIDVARDWNTYVTVHAYAPNTVQRAIAAGAACVEHAHLMDEETARIMAEKGVWLSTQPFLSTEDVAPQSGPSAERMHQVFAGTPRIYELIRKHGIKAAWGSDVLFSPEITPRQGIMLTHLSNWYTNAETLRMATSVNAELLALSNLRTPYPGKLGVIEEGAFADMLVLDGNPLEDIHLIEDPAKNLVVIMKDGRIHKNTL
- a CDS encoding MarR family winged helix-turn-helix transcriptional regulator produces the protein MTPSQTAKSPDAATPALPQAGKEKSKLANFLCFAIYSANLAFGRAYKPLLDELGLTYTQYIALVALSEKDDQTVGELGEKMFLESNTLTPILKKLEQIGLISRRRDPEDERQVRVSLTPAGRSLADADPGASLTDATGLGEEFDEVQQSVARLRDNLMRAAQGKP
- a CDS encoding IS630 family transposase; this translates as MWIRRRRRFFNKALARLIFIDETSTNTKLTKRSGWSPRGRRYRSHAPFGSWKTQTFIAGLRSHGMVAPWIVNAPMNRRIFDTWVETQLAPTLSPGDVVILDNVGFHRSERAEDLVKARGAWLLFLPPYSPDLNPIEMAFSKLKTLLRKRAARSFDAIAQALGDICNLFSVTECRNYFKAAGYEAD
- a CDS encoding helix-turn-helix domain-containing protein gives rise to the protein MGKSHPIALRVRVVAFVEEGHSHREAARHFRVSPRFVNNLMILKRATGSLAPRRQGHLGGGKLNAHDAWMRERLAENGELTLDELCVELAGRGVLVHRSNVGRFLHRLGLSHKKKPAGKRASTPGDRASP